A genome region from Akkermansiaceae bacterium includes the following:
- a CDS encoding RHS repeat-associated core domain-containing protein, whose amino-acid sequence MAEYTYNGRNQLSTTKVENGLFTATQSYDDAGRLWGRSSVAPSTGALDTTAYTLSPDGRRTGITRNGTAETYGYDSARQVESASIPLTGGTRTNGYQYDAAGNRSTATTNGTTTSYFANLLNGYTSWSGGILPPSHDANGNQLTTYTGATLAWDINNQLTSASNSAGDTATYEYDALGRRTKRNETISGVTTSTWFLTNGWNVELEYENGAYARRLTWGMDLSQTLQGAGGVGGLVMLETQISSSPIPNFPLYDGNGNITAWVNSSGTVTARQRYDAFGNIIEQTGTAPSRYGFSTKPIDLVTGFLYYGYRFYDPKTGRWPSRDPIGEQGGINLYGFVGNSGVNGVDLYGLNELIISGGCNAHKGGWDGAAQASDGILGDPLRRGIRKVNPGIAHDRNWKNFITAAEKEIEERKGKLAKGEQIEWFVEWHSYARRAQLEGLDVNAYRKEIQEIAKKHEVALRFYGSKMEFIGKLHTSVFGNGYRTGNEKISRLTYFGHGRPGSFDFVYPGNQNGYSLFNEDIGMISKEVFSNHAIAISCACNSATATEGGGKSFRDVWKDHFGWEFYGVNSRTSYFKPESPTPTEGGNWVPSPPDGFE is encoded by the coding sequence GTGGCAGAATACACCTACAACGGAAGAAACCAGCTCTCCACCACCAAAGTGGAGAACGGCCTCTTCACCGCCACCCAGTCCTACGACGACGCGGGCCGCCTGTGGGGGCGATCTTCGGTCGCCCCATCCACCGGCGCCCTCGACACCACCGCCTACACCCTCAGCCCCGATGGCCGCCGCACCGGCATCACCCGCAACGGCACCGCCGAGACCTACGGCTACGACTCAGCCCGCCAGGTGGAAAGCGCCAGCATCCCCCTCACCGGAGGCACCCGCACCAACGGCTACCAGTACGACGCGGCAGGCAACCGCTCCACCGCCACCACCAACGGCACCACCACCAGCTACTTCGCCAACCTCCTCAACGGATACACCTCATGGAGCGGCGGCATCCTGCCGCCGTCCCACGACGCCAACGGCAACCAGCTCACTACCTACACCGGAGCAACCCTCGCGTGGGATATCAACAACCAATTGACCTCCGCCTCCAATAGCGCGGGCGACACCGCAACCTACGAGTACGACGCCCTCGGCCGCCGCACCAAACGCAACGAAACCATCTCCGGCGTCACCACCAGCACCTGGTTCCTCACCAACGGCTGGAACGTGGAACTCGAATATGAAAACGGAGCCTACGCCCGCCGTCTGACATGGGGCATGGATCTTTCCCAAACCCTCCAGGGCGCGGGCGGAGTCGGCGGCCTCGTCATGCTCGAAACCCAAATCTCCTCATCCCCCATCCCCAATTTCCCTTTATATGATGGCAACGGCAACATCACCGCCTGGGTCAACTCCAGCGGCACAGTCACCGCCCGCCAGCGCTACGACGCCTTCGGCAACATCATCGAACAGACCGGCACCGCCCCCAGCCGCTACGGGTTCAGCACAAAACCCATCGACCTTGTCACCGGTTTCCTCTACTACGGCTATCGCTTCTACGACCCCAAAACCGGCCGCTGGCCGTCAAGGGATCCGATCGGGGAACAAGGCGGCATTAATCTGTATGGGTTCGTGGGGAATAGTGGCGTTAATGGAGTTGATCTGTATGGACTTAATGAATTAATTATCAGCGGTGGGTGTAATGCACACAAAGGTGGATGGGATGGTGCAGCTCAAGCTTCTGATGGCATTCTTGGAGATCCATTGCGAAGAGGTATTAGAAAAGTCAATCCCGGAATCGCCCATGATAGAAATTGGAAAAATTTTATTACGGCAGCCGAAAAAGAAATCGAAGAACGCAAAGGAAAATTAGCCAAAGGCGAACAGATTGAGTGGTTTGTTGAGTGGCATTCATATGCGCGTCGCGCTCAGCTTGAGGGTCTTGATGTAAATGCCTACCGTAAAGAAATTCAAGAGATTGCGAAAAAACATGAAGTCGCGTTGAGATTTTATGGGTCAAAAATGGAGTTTATTGGTAAGCTTCACACAAGCGTATTTGGCAATGGATATCGAACAGGTAACGAGAAAATAAGTAGACTTACTTATTTCGGACATGGTCGTCCCGGTTCGTTTGATTTTGTTTATCCAGGAAATCAGAATGGGTATTCTCTGTTTAACGAAGATATTGGGATGATAAGTAAAGAGGTATTTTCTAATCATGCGATTGCAATTAGTTGTGCATGCAACTCTGCGACTGCAACAGAAGGAGGGGGTAAGTCATTTCGTGATGTCTGGAAAGACCATTTCGGCTGGGAATTCTACGGCGTGAATAGTCGAACTAGCTATTTTAAACCGGAATCACCGACTCCAACTGAGGGAGGTAATTGGGTGCCTTCACCACCTGATGGATTTGAATGA
- the katG gene encoding catalase/peroxidase HPI, giving the protein MSEPKCPFGHTSATTGGATSNLDWWPNRLKVELLTQHSEKSDPMGGSFDYAEEFKSLDLAAVKKDLADLMTDSQDWWPADFGHYGGLFVRMAWHSAGTYRTGDGRGGGGRGQQRFAPLNSWPDNGNLDKARRLLWPIKQKYGRKISWADLMILAGNVALETMGFKTFGFGGGRADVWEPDQDVYWGRETEWLATSDKPNARYSGERDLENPLAAVQMGLIYVNPEGPDGNPDPLLAAHDIRETFARMAMNDEETVALIAGGHTFGKTHGAGPADHVGPEPEAAGIEEQGFGWMSSYKSGKGADAITSGLEVTWTQTPTQWSNYYFENLFGYEWELTKSPAGAHQWVAKDADDVIPHAFDASKKQKPTMLTTDLSMRFDPAYEKISRRFMENPDQFADAFARAWFKLTHRDMGPKVRYLGPEVPAEDLIWQDPIPAVDHPLIGESDIAALKVKILGSGLTVSQLVSTAWASASTFRGSDMRGGANGARIRLAPQKDWAVNQPSQLAHVLEVLEAIQSEFNASGKKVSLADLIVLAGCAGVEKAAKDAGHQVTVPFTPGRMDASAEQTDVEGFEPLEPFADGFRNYLKGKSSIPAEALLIDKAQLLTLTPTELTVLIGGMRVLGTNADGEAYGVLTEKPGTLSNDFFVNLLDMATEWKQASPCGNAFMGVDRKTRQPKWTATRADLVFGSNSILRAQAEVYACADGGEKFVRDFIAAWTKVMELDRFDLKG; this is encoded by the coding sequence ATGTCAGAACCAAAATGCCCCTTCGGCCACACCTCCGCCACCACCGGCGGTGCAACCAGCAACCTGGACTGGTGGCCGAACCGCCTCAAGGTCGAGCTCCTCACCCAGCATTCCGAAAAGTCCGACCCCATGGGCGGCTCCTTCGACTACGCCGAGGAATTCAAGAGCCTCGATCTCGCCGCCGTGAAAAAGGATCTCGCCGACCTCATGACCGATTCCCAGGACTGGTGGCCGGCGGACTTCGGCCACTACGGCGGGCTCTTCGTCCGCATGGCATGGCACAGCGCAGGCACCTACCGCACCGGTGACGGTCGCGGCGGCGGCGGCCGCGGCCAACAGCGTTTCGCCCCCCTCAACAGCTGGCCGGACAATGGCAACCTCGACAAGGCGCGCCGCCTGCTCTGGCCCATCAAACAAAAGTACGGCCGCAAGATTTCCTGGGCCGATCTCATGATCCTCGCCGGAAACGTCGCCCTCGAGACGATGGGCTTCAAGACCTTCGGCTTCGGAGGAGGCCGCGCCGATGTCTGGGAACCCGACCAGGACGTCTACTGGGGGCGCGAGACCGAATGGCTCGCCACCAGCGACAAGCCCAACGCCCGCTACTCCGGCGAGCGCGACCTCGAAAACCCCCTCGCCGCCGTCCAGATGGGTCTCATCTACGTCAATCCGGAAGGCCCCGACGGCAATCCGGATCCCCTGCTAGCCGCCCACGACATCCGCGAGACCTTCGCCCGCATGGCCATGAACGACGAGGAAACCGTCGCCCTCATCGCAGGCGGCCACACCTTCGGGAAAACCCACGGAGCCGGCCCGGCGGATCACGTCGGCCCGGAGCCGGAGGCGGCGGGGATCGAGGAACAGGGCTTCGGCTGGATGAGTTCCTACAAGTCCGGGAAAGGCGCGGACGCGATCACCAGCGGCCTTGAGGTCACATGGACCCAGACCCCCACGCAGTGGTCGAACTACTACTTCGAGAACCTGTTCGGATACGAATGGGAACTGACGAAAAGCCCGGCCGGTGCCCACCAATGGGTCGCCAAGGATGCGGACGATGTCATCCCGCACGCCTTCGACGCCTCCAAAAAACAGAAGCCCACGATGCTGACCACGGATCTCTCGATGCGCTTCGATCCGGCCTACGAAAAGATCTCCCGCCGTTTCATGGAAAATCCGGACCAGTTTGCGGACGCCTTCGCCCGTGCCTGGTTCAAGCTCACCCACCGCGACATGGGACCGAAGGTGCGCTACCTCGGCCCTGAGGTTCCGGCCGAGGATCTGATCTGGCAGGATCCCATCCCCGCCGTGGATCATCCGCTCATCGGTGAAAGCGACATCGCCGCGTTGAAAGTGAAAATCCTCGGCTCCGGCCTGACCGTTTCCCAGCTCGTTTCCACCGCATGGGCATCCGCCTCCACCTTCCGCGGCTCCGACATGCGTGGCGGCGCGAACGGCGCCCGTATCCGCCTCGCCCCGCAGAAAGACTGGGCTGTCAACCAACCGTCGCAGCTCGCCCACGTCCTCGAAGTGCTGGAGGCCATCCAGTCCGAGTTCAACGCCTCCGGGAAAAAAGTATCCCTCGCGGATCTCATCGTCCTCGCCGGTTGCGCCGGGGTCGAAAAAGCCGCCAAGGATGCCGGCCACCAGGTCACCGTCCCATTCACCCCGGGCCGCATGGACGCCTCCGCCGAACAGACAGACGTCGAAGGCTTCGAGCCGCTGGAGCCCTTCGCCGATGGTTTCCGCAACTACCTCAAGGGGAAATCCAGCATCCCCGCCGAGGCATTGCTCATCGACAAAGCCCAGCTCCTCACCCTCACGCCCACCGAGCTGACCGTCCTCATCGGCGGCATGCGCGTGCTCGGCACCAACGCGGACGGCGAAGCCTACGGAGTCCTCACCGAAAAACCCGGCACACTCAGCAATGACTTCTTTGTCAACCTGCTCGACATGGCAACCGAGTGGAAACAGGCATCGCCCTGCGGCAACGCCTTCATGGGAGTCGATCGCAAGACCCGCCAGCCGAAGTGGACCGCCACCCGCGCGGATCTCGTCTTCGGCTCGAACTCCATTCTCCGCGCCCAGGCGGAAGTCTATGCCTGCGCCGATGGCGGAGAGAAATTCGTCAGGGATTTCATCGCCGCCTGGACCAAGGTCATGGAGCTGGACCGCTTCGATCTGAAAGGCTGA
- a CDS encoding DUF1501 domain-containing protein has translation MNDLEQRLRMEELTQLTRRHFLSRCTTGLGAMWMAGMGGNAFGASAKLVKDPARPLAPAVPQLPGKAKRVIYLHMAGAPSQHELFDYKPELQKLDGKECPKEFLEGKQFAFIQGIPKMLGPQFPFKQHGESGAWISDRLPHLATMADELCIIKSMHTDQFNHGPAQLLVHTGTQNPGAPSIGSWATYGLGSENQNLPGFIVLTSGGKNPDAGKSVWGSGYLPSVYQGVQCRSEGEPVLYLQNPQGVTREMRRRSLDTMDRLNQRIAEETGDPETVTRIAQYEMAYRMQMHATDAFDLKQENEDTHAMYGTEPGKESFANNCLLARRLAERGVRYIQLFDWGWDSHGTGKDTALNFGFSDLCTKIDKPITALLKDLKRRGMLEDTLVVWGGEFGRTPMRENRGGGEMSFIGRDHNPGAFTIWMAGGGVKAGTSYGETDPIGYEAIKDKVSVHELHATMLHLLGYDHEKFTFPFQGVGQRLTNITKPGTKIVKGLLA, from the coding sequence ATGAACGACCTCGAACAACGCCTCCGCATGGAGGAGCTGACCCAGCTCACCCGCCGCCATTTCCTCTCGAGATGCACAACGGGCCTCGGCGCGATGTGGATGGCGGGCATGGGAGGAAACGCCTTCGGAGCCTCAGCGAAACTGGTAAAGGATCCCGCCCGGCCTCTCGCGCCCGCCGTGCCCCAGCTCCCGGGAAAGGCGAAGCGCGTGATCTACCTCCACATGGCCGGAGCACCCTCGCAGCACGAGCTTTTCGACTACAAGCCGGAGCTCCAAAAGCTCGATGGAAAGGAATGCCCCAAGGAATTCCTCGAAGGCAAGCAGTTCGCCTTCATCCAGGGCATCCCGAAAATGCTAGGCCCGCAGTTTCCCTTCAAGCAGCACGGCGAGAGCGGCGCATGGATTTCCGACCGGCTCCCGCACCTCGCCACGATGGCGGACGAGCTTTGCATCATCAAGTCGATGCATACCGACCAGTTCAACCACGGCCCCGCCCAGCTGCTTGTCCACACCGGCACTCAGAATCCCGGTGCACCGTCCATCGGCTCATGGGCGACATATGGCCTAGGCTCGGAAAACCAGAACCTGCCGGGTTTCATCGTCCTGACATCAGGCGGAAAGAATCCGGATGCGGGGAAATCCGTCTGGGGCTCCGGCTACCTCCCTTCCGTCTATCAGGGCGTGCAGTGCCGCTCCGAAGGGGAACCGGTGCTTTATTTGCAAAACCCGCAAGGCGTCACCCGCGAGATGCGCCGCCGCTCGCTCGACACGATGGATCGCCTCAACCAGCGCATCGCGGAGGAGACCGGTGATCCGGAGACCGTCACCCGCATCGCACAATACGAGATGGCCTACCGGATGCAGATGCACGCGACGGATGCCTTCGACCTGAAACAGGAAAACGAGGATACCCACGCGATGTATGGCACGGAGCCAGGCAAGGAATCCTTCGCCAACAACTGCCTGCTCGCCCGCCGCCTCGCCGAGCGCGGCGTGCGCTACATACAGCTCTTCGATTGGGGCTGGGACTCCCACGGCACCGGCAAGGACACCGCCCTCAACTTCGGATTCTCAGATCTCTGCACCAAGATCGACAAGCCCATCACCGCCCTCCTCAAGGATCTCAAGCGCCGCGGCATGCTGGAAGACACCCTCGTCGTCTGGGGCGGCGAGTTCGGGCGCACGCCCATGCGCGAAAACCGCGGCGGCGGGGAAATGTCTTTTATCGGCCGCGACCACAACCCCGGAGCCTTCACCATCTGGATGGCCGGAGGCGGCGTGAAAGCCGGCACATCATATGGCGAAACCGACCCCATCGGCTACGAGGCGATCAAGGACAAGGTTTCCGTCCACGAACTCCACGCCACCATGCTCCACCTCCTCGGTTACGATCACGAGAAATTCACCTTCCCCTTCCAGGGCGTCGGCCAGCGTTTGACCAACATCACCAAGCCGGGGACGAAAATCGTCAAGGGCCTGCTGGCCTAG
- a CDS encoding DUF1553 domain-containing protein — MPRFLNILFPVALIMPYPAVAEAEILFNRDVRPIFLKHCTACHGGVKEAGGISMIFRERLLIEGESGKIAVVPGKPEESEMIRRVRHTDPDEIMPKPKHGPPLVEAEIAVLEKWISQGAKWEEHWAFMPPAETEVRDLKNEAWVSQPLDRFVLKGIENAGLSPSPEAGAPEWLRRVSFDLTGLPPAVDDVKALEAAWETDGDKAREEAVDKLLASPAYGERWAAVWLDLARYADTFGFEKDPHRDIWPWRDWVIRSLNADMPYDQFTIEQLAGDLLPDPTPDQILATAFQRNSQTNTEGGTDDEEFRVAAVIDRMSTTWTTWQATTFGCVQCHSHPYDPIAHDEFYEFMDFYNQSEDSDLNYEFPKLKLAGADFLKLEKETRMLREELDAEGRGISDVAWANLRDIQLTPQFGTLEADESGLITSEGTLRRGVTHKVSGMTGDFDAMKISIFPESDDPKDWPQIGVMVTDFLMEKVSADGKRTAIPMAEVIADYLVGPSDPMSAFAQQPGGEKFKRFIGPGGAGGGGAGFGEYPRLTGPRWFVLLPETRVGMGEGERIEVSLKQGANANESQGTYLRKFRIEVAEDDRYATLRSNAERAEKWQRVMSNRDRLAAMKGTEVPVMRDRSTHGKRDTRVFARGNRMTKEHPVKADVPDLLKQGYEGGKDGNRLDLARWLVSGENPLTSRVMVNRLWGEVFGIGIVESAEDFGTSGTAPSNLALLDHLALRFQGEHGWSMKKALREIVLSSAYRQTSKATPELIEKDPKNQLVARGPRNRLTAEMVRDQALAVSGLLAPKMFGPSVFPPQPAGVWSSVYSGAKWNESKGEDRYRRSVYTYQKRTSGFPGFLTFDAPSRDVCTARRIVSNTPLQALVTMNDPAHIEAAAALADRMRQRGGSTSDQLGWAYFAATQIHADAETVAELTSLYEDLKREDHTTSAKLGADPALTLTANTILNLDAALSK; from the coding sequence ATGCCAAGATTCCTCAATATCCTGTTCCCGGTCGCACTCATCATGCCCTATCCTGCGGTTGCGGAGGCGGAGATCCTGTTCAACCGCGATGTCCGGCCGATTTTCCTGAAGCACTGCACCGCCTGCCATGGCGGCGTGAAAGAGGCGGGAGGGATCTCGATGATCTTCCGAGAGCGCCTGCTCATCGAGGGGGAGTCGGGGAAAATCGCTGTCGTCCCCGGAAAGCCCGAGGAATCCGAAATGATCAGGCGGGTGAGACACACCGATCCGGATGAAATCATGCCGAAGCCCAAGCACGGCCCGCCGCTCGTGGAGGCCGAGATCGCGGTGTTGGAAAAATGGATTTCCCAAGGCGCAAAGTGGGAGGAGCACTGGGCCTTCATGCCGCCGGCGGAAACGGAGGTCAGGGATCTCAAGAACGAGGCGTGGGTTTCCCAGCCGCTCGACAGGTTCGTCCTCAAAGGAATCGAGAATGCCGGGTTATCGCCTTCGCCGGAAGCAGGCGCGCCCGAATGGCTGCGCCGTGTGAGCTTCGATCTCACCGGCCTCCCACCGGCGGTGGATGATGTGAAGGCGCTTGAGGCGGCATGGGAAACCGATGGCGACAAGGCACGGGAGGAGGCGGTGGACAAATTGCTGGCATCGCCCGCCTATGGCGAACGCTGGGCGGCCGTCTGGCTCGATCTCGCCCGCTATGCCGATACGTTCGGTTTCGAAAAAGACCCCCACCGCGATATCTGGCCGTGGCGGGATTGGGTGATCCGCTCCCTCAACGCGGACATGCCGTACGACCAATTCACCATCGAACAGCTCGCGGGCGACCTACTGCCGGATCCCACACCCGACCAGATCCTCGCCACCGCCTTCCAGCGAAACTCCCAGACCAACACCGAGGGCGGCACCGATGACGAGGAATTCCGAGTCGCCGCAGTGATCGACCGCATGTCCACCACCTGGACGACTTGGCAGGCGACGACGTTCGGTTGCGTGCAGTGCCACTCGCATCCCTACGATCCCATCGCGCACGACGAGTTCTACGAGTTCATGGATTTCTACAACCAGAGCGAGGACTCGGACCTGAACTATGAGTTCCCGAAACTCAAGCTCGCCGGGGCGGATTTCCTGAAACTGGAGAAAGAAACCCGTATGCTCCGCGAGGAGCTCGATGCGGAGGGGCGCGGCATTTCCGATGTCGCGTGGGCGAACCTGCGGGACATCCAGCTCACCCCACAGTTCGGCACCCTGGAAGCGGATGAATCCGGCCTCATCACCAGCGAGGGCACGCTGCGCCGAGGCGTCACCCACAAGGTTTCCGGAATGACCGGAGACTTCGATGCCATGAAAATCTCCATCTTCCCGGAAAGCGACGACCCGAAGGATTGGCCGCAGATCGGCGTGATGGTCACGGATTTCCTGATGGAAAAGGTTTCCGCCGACGGCAAACGCACCGCCATACCCATGGCCGAGGTCATCGCCGATTACCTCGTCGGCCCCTCCGATCCGATGAGCGCCTTCGCCCAGCAACCGGGCGGCGAAAAGTTCAAGCGCTTCATCGGCCCGGGCGGCGCGGGTGGCGGCGGCGCTGGCTTCGGGGAATACCCCCGCCTCACCGGGCCGAGATGGTTCGTCCTGCTGCCGGAAACGCGGGTGGGGATGGGTGAGGGCGAGCGCATCGAGGTCTCTCTGAAACAGGGTGCGAACGCGAACGAAAGCCAAGGCACCTACCTGAGGAAATTCCGCATCGAGGTCGCGGAGGACGACCGCTACGCAACCCTGCGCAGCAATGCGGAGCGGGCGGAGAAATGGCAGCGCGTGATGTCGAACCGTGACCGCCTGGCCGCAATGAAAGGCACGGAAGTGCCCGTGATGCGCGACCGATCGACCCATGGCAAACGCGACACCCGCGTCTTCGCGCGCGGCAACCGCATGACCAAGGAGCACCCCGTAAAGGCCGATGTCCCGGATCTTCTCAAACAGGGCTACGAAGGCGGAAAAGACGGCAACCGCCTCGACCTCGCCCGCTGGCTGGTCAGCGGTGAAAACCCGCTCACCTCCCGCGTGATGGTCAACCGCCTGTGGGGCGAAGTTTTCGGGATCGGCATCGTGGAGAGCGCGGAGGATTTCGGGACATCCGGCACCGCCCCCAGCAACCTCGCCCTGCTCGATCACCTCGCGCTGCGTTTCCAAGGCGAGCATGGCTGGTCGATGAAAAAGGCGTTGCGCGAGATCGTCCTGTCATCCGCCTACCGCCAGACATCGAAGGCGACCCCGGAACTCATCGAGAAGGATCCGAAAAACCAGCTCGTCGCCCGCGGCCCGCGCAACCGGCTCACCGCGGAGATGGTGCGCGACCAGGCGCTCGCCGTTTCCGGTCTGCTCGCTCCGAAAATGTTCGGCCCGTCGGTTTTCCCGCCCCAGCCGGCCGGGGTGTGGAGCTCGGTGTACAGCGGCGCGAAATGGAACGAATCGAAGGGCGAGGACAGGTACCGCCGCAGTGTCTATACCTATCAGAAGCGCACCAGCGGCTTCCCCGGCTTCCTCACCTTCGATGCGCCGAGCCGCGATGTCTGCACCGCCCGCCGCATCGTTTCCAACACCCCTTTGCAGGCGCTCGTCACCATGAACGACCCCGCCCACATCGAGGCGGCGGCGGCTCTCGCCGATAGGATGCGCCAACGCGGCGGCAGCACCTCAGACCAGCTCGGCTGGGCTTATTTCGCGGCGACACAAATCCATGCGGATGCGGAAACGGTTGCGGAACTCACCTCCCTCTACGAAGATCTGAAAAGGGAAGACCACACGACATCCGCCAAGCTCGGAGCCGATCCCGCGCTCACACTCACCGCCAACACCATCCTCAACCTCGACGCCGCCCTTTCGAAATGA
- a CDS encoding transcriptional repressor, which produces MTPPIELLRKHGLPVTAQRLAVLRAVSGRPHATADEIATDVRAEIGTISRQAVYNTVGLLAEKGLIRRIQPAGSPARYEDRTGDNHHHLICRSCGKTIDVDCAVGHTPCLTASADCGFHIDEAELVFWGTCPECRKTCHP; this is translated from the coding sequence GTGACCCCTCCCATCGAACTCCTGCGCAAGCACGGCCTGCCGGTGACCGCACAGCGCCTCGCGGTGCTGCGCGCCGTATCCGGGCGGCCTCACGCCACGGCGGATGAGATTGCCACCGATGTCCGTGCGGAAATCGGCACCATCTCGCGGCAGGCAGTCTATAACACCGTAGGCCTGCTCGCGGAAAAAGGCCTGATCCGCCGCATCCAACCCGCCGGATCCCCTGCACGTTACGAGGACAGGACGGGCGACAACCACCACCACCTCATCTGCCGCAGCTGCGGCAAGACCATCGATGTGGATTGTGCCGTCGGCCACACTCCCTGCCTCACCGCCAGCGCGGATTGCGGCTTCCACATCGACGAGGCGGAGCTTGTCTTCTGGGGCACTTGCCCGGAATGCCGCAAAACATGCCACCCCTGA
- a CDS encoding sugar phosphate isomerase/epimerase, producing MLSTEKLTGFADEASRDIHKQIAATKALGWSAISTRMIGSKNIHDLPEDEFQAAADALDAAAITVPEFGSAIGNWGKRIDSDFAITLAEIERAIPRMKRLNTPMIRIMSYAQEPWGQDQNERERFRRLREITKRFSDEGITAIHENCMNWGGFSAEHSLRLVEEVPGLKLVFDTGNPVFQRDRSKPEPHPWQDPMEFWLKVKEHVSHIHIKDCINPVSDGVEPEYTMPGLGQAKLREILTDAHQSGYKGWIAIEPHVATVFHAPDPSAVDWDQCYDSYVEYGRQFVRLVARL from the coding sequence ATGCTTTCCACAGAAAAACTCACCGGCTTCGCGGACGAGGCCTCCCGCGACATTCACAAGCAGATCGCCGCCACCAAAGCCCTCGGCTGGTCCGCCATATCCACCCGCATGATCGGATCGAAAAACATCCACGACTTGCCCGAGGACGAGTTCCAGGCCGCAGCCGACGCCCTCGATGCAGCGGCCATCACCGTCCCGGAATTCGGCTCCGCAATCGGCAACTGGGGCAAGAGGATCGATTCCGATTTCGCCATCACACTCGCCGAGATCGAACGCGCCATCCCGCGCATGAAACGTCTCAACACCCCGATGATCCGCATCATGTCCTACGCCCAGGAGCCTTGGGGACAGGATCAGAACGAGCGGGAACGCTTCCGCCGCCTGCGCGAGATCACCAAGCGCTTTTCCGACGAAGGCATCACCGCCATACACGAGAACTGCATGAACTGGGGCGGCTTCTCCGCAGAGCACTCCCTCCGCCTCGTCGAGGAAGTCCCCGGGCTGAAACTCGTCTTTGACACCGGCAACCCTGTCTTCCAGCGCGACCGCTCCAAGCCCGAACCACACCCATGGCAGGATCCCATGGAGTTCTGGCTGAAAGTGAAGGAGCACGTCTCCCACATCCACATCAAGGACTGCATCAACCCCGTATCCGACGGCGTGGAGCCCGAATACACCATGCCTGGCCTCGGCCAGGCCAAGCTTCGCGAGATCCTGACGGATGCCCACCAATCCGGCTACAAGGGCTGGATCGCCATCGAACCCCACGTCGCCACCGTCTTCCATGCCCCCGATCCCTCCGCCGTCGATTGGGACCAGTGCTACGATTCCTACGTCGAGTACGGCCGCCAGTTCGTCCGCCTCGTCGCCAGACTGTAA